The proteins below come from a single Zhouia spongiae genomic window:
- a CDS encoding phosphatase PAP2 family protein → MLDKLIHLDQQLFLYLNNLGSPQWDGFWMFITDKWSSIPLYIALLGLCVWRFGWKKTFLVLGSVALMIAATDQLANLFKYGFERLRPCHDAVVYDYMRLVKTSCGGKFGYFSAHAANSFAVATFFSILFRNSLKWIPVLLLVWALVVAYSRIYIGVHYPLDVITGISIGLLTGWFFQVVFQKVSNKLNFS, encoded by the coding sequence ATGCTTGATAAACTTATTCATTTAGACCAGCAGTTATTCTTATATCTTAATAATTTAGGCTCCCCGCAATGGGATGGTTTCTGGATGTTTATAACTGATAAATGGTCTTCCATACCACTTTATATAGCTTTGCTGGGATTATGTGTTTGGCGTTTTGGCTGGAAAAAGACCTTTTTGGTTCTGGGGTCAGTTGCTTTGATGATTGCTGCAACGGATCAGTTAGCAAACTTATTTAAATATGGTTTTGAACGGCTAAGACCCTGCCATGATGCTGTTGTATATGATTATATGCGATTAGTGAAAACATCATGTGGAGGAAAGTTTGGCTATTTTTCTGCCCACGCGGCAAATTCTTTTGCGGTAGCGACCTTTTTCAGTATATTATTTCGTAATTCTTTAAAATGGATTCCGGTTTTACTACTGGTATGGGCATTGGTTGTTGCCTATAGCAGGATTTATATAGGTGTGCATTACCCGCTTGATGTCATCACGGGCATTAGTATAGGGTTGCTAACGGGATGGTTTTTTCAAGTTGTTTTTCAAAAAGTAAGCAATAAACTTAACTTTTCTTAA
- a CDS encoding ArnT family glycosyltransferase produces MLNALKNNYPILILLVCASIFFSHLGTLYINIMEARNFITAREIIQNNEWFLTTMNGLPRYEKPPLPTWMTAITGSIFGMKSLFGLRLSAALIASFLIWMFYRLGIKIHQNKKLSFIASLMLATSFYIIFSGRNGQWDIYTHGFMVAAVYHLFQIFQNKEKLWTNTLLAALFFGASFLSKGPVSLYALWLPFIIAYGITYKFEGFKKKAVPFFIFLFLGLGLGVSWFIYVRLADPEAFLAITTEETANWSSYNVRPFYYYWSFFTQSGIWTVPAFIALLYPYLKNKVSDKRAYKFSFWWTISAVILLSVIPEKKSRYLLPVLIPMAMNTAFYIEYLISHFKELKDKKETIPVYFNFGLIATIAIIFPVGGYFFLKDKITGTLWAYFIVTAIILLIIGIYMLKGLKRKNLSNVFLLTVGFIMTVMTFGFPLSKTFNSNTAFKNVDTLAASSDYQNFNIYSFGELAPEMVWLFGKEVPRLDIHGHIKTPSDKDFGVLVTLGQEEAFKNFYSSSFHIKHITKYDVNYTASPDKKSHKKRLVAKYYILSSKKERE; encoded by the coding sequence ATGCTCAACGCGCTGAAAAATAACTATCCGATTCTTATTTTATTAGTATGTGCATCTATCTTCTTCTCTCATCTGGGAACGTTGTACATTAATATCATGGAAGCCAGAAATTTTATCACTGCCCGTGAAATCATACAAAACAATGAATGGTTTTTAACAACCATGAATGGTCTGCCCCGTTATGAGAAACCTCCGTTACCGACCTGGATGACAGCAATCACCGGTAGCATTTTCGGCATGAAAAGCCTGTTCGGATTAAGATTGTCTGCGGCCTTAATAGCGTCATTCTTAATCTGGATGTTTTACAGGTTAGGCATCAAAATACATCAAAATAAAAAGTTAAGTTTTATTGCTAGTTTAATGCTGGCCACTTCCTTTTATATTATTTTTTCGGGCAGAAACGGACAATGGGATATTTATACCCACGGTTTTATGGTTGCCGCTGTTTATCACCTATTCCAGATTTTTCAAAACAAAGAGAAACTATGGACAAATACGCTTCTTGCCGCTCTCTTTTTCGGTGCTTCCTTTTTAAGCAAGGGTCCGGTTTCTCTTTATGCATTATGGTTGCCTTTTATCATTGCCTATGGTATTACATACAAATTTGAAGGTTTTAAAAAGAAAGCAGTACCGTTTTTTATTTTTCTGTTCCTTGGATTAGGACTGGGCGTCTCATGGTTTATATACGTCCGTTTGGCCGACCCCGAAGCTTTTCTTGCTATAACCACAGAAGAAACTGCAAACTGGAGCAGTTATAACGTAAGGCCTTTTTACTATTATTGGAGTTTCTTTACCCAAAGCGGTATCTGGACAGTTCCTGCTTTTATAGCATTGCTGTACCCTTATTTAAAAAACAAAGTGAGTGATAAAAGAGCATACAAGTTTAGTTTCTGGTGGACTATCAGTGCTGTTATCCTTCTTTCTGTAATCCCCGAGAAAAAGTCGAGATATTTATTGCCGGTACTTATACCAATGGCGATGAACACTGCTTTTTATATAGAATACCTTATCAGCCATTTTAAAGAGCTGAAAGACAAAAAAGAAACTATCCCTGTATATTTTAACTTTGGTCTGATAGCCACTATCGCAATCATTTTTCCTGTTGGAGGCTATTTCTTTCTAAAAGATAAAATTACCGGTACTCTTTGGGCTTACTTTATAGTTACTGCCATCATCCTGCTAATTATCGGCATATACATGCTTAAAGGGTTAAAACGTAAAAACCTATCTAATGTGTTTTTATTAACCGTCGGGTTTATAATGACCGTAATGACTTTTGGTTTTCCGCTGTCTAAGACTTTTAACAGTAATACTGCTTTTAAGAATGTCGATACACTTGCTGCTTCATCTGACTATCAGAACTTTAATATTTATTCATTCGGAGAGCTTGCACCGGAAATGGTTTGGTTATTCGGAAAAGAAGTTCCCCGACTGGACATTCATGGACATATCAAAACCCCATCAGATAAAGATTTTGGGGTATTGGTGACCCTCGGTCAGGAAGAGGCTTTTAAAAACTTCTATTCTTCCTCTTTTCATATAAAACACATTACTAAATACGATGTTAACTATACTGCGTCACCTGATAAAAAAAGTCATAAAAAAAGGTTGGTTGCCAAGTACTATATTCTTTCATCTAAGAAAGAAAGAGAATAG
- a CDS encoding lipid-A-disaccharide synthase N-terminal domain-containing protein, with translation MEDWVIYSIGFVAQMLFSGRMILQWILSEKHQKILTPKLFWQLSLLASFLLFVYGWLRDDFAIILGQVLTYFIYIRNMQLQGEWIRFPKPFRIFLWFFPLLVVLYGYNNNAYDLNDFFKNDNIPLWLLLLGSIAQVVFMFRFIYQWIYSERRKKSTLPKGFWILSLTGGLLILTYAILRKDPVLLVGHLAGTFIYTRNLFILKKEHAQRAEK, from the coding sequence ATGGAAGATTGGGTAATATACTCCATAGGTTTCGTTGCGCAAATGCTTTTTTCCGGCAGAATGATTCTGCAATGGATTCTTTCTGAAAAACACCAAAAAATCCTAACCCCAAAATTATTCTGGCAATTAAGTCTGTTGGCCTCATTCTTACTTTTTGTTTATGGTTGGCTTCGTGATGATTTTGCTATCATTCTGGGACAAGTTCTTACTTATTTCATTTATATCAGAAATATGCAATTGCAGGGAGAATGGATACGATTTCCAAAACCATTCCGTATTTTTCTATGGTTTTTCCCTTTGCTGGTTGTTCTTTACGGATATAATAACAACGCATACGATTTAAACGATTTTTTTAAAAATGACAATATTCCTTTATGGCTATTATTACTAGGAAGTATTGCCCAGGTTGTTTTTATGTTCCGATTTATCTATCAATGGATCTATAGCGAAAGACGAAAAAAATCTACCCTCCCTAAAGGCTTTTGGATATTAAGTTTGACGGGGGGGCTGCTAATCCTCACCTACGCAATTTTAAGGAAAGACCCCGTATTGTTAGTTGGCCACCTGGCAGGAACTTTTATTTATACTCGAAACTTATTCATCTTAAAAAAAGAACATGCTCAACGCGCTGAAAAATAA
- a CDS encoding glycosyltransferase family 2 protein, producing the protein MSYEFTIIVPVYNEEDNLERVEKELSEYMAKSAKKTKILFVNDGSKDKSQQLIESICKRNTDFSYILFEENRGLSAAIKAGFDYTDTALVGYIDSDLQTTPEDFDLLLAEIGEFDLVTGVRADRKDSFVKNMSSTIANSIRRAFTSDGMDDTGCPLKVIKTDFAKRIPMFKGLHRFLPAMILLQNGKVKQVPVRHFPRIAGTAKFGLWNRLLGPLMDCFAYLWMKKKYINYRVAKQG; encoded by the coding sequence ATGAGTTACGAATTTACTATTATTGTTCCGGTGTACAATGAAGAAGACAATCTGGAACGAGTAGAAAAAGAACTTTCCGAATACATGGCAAAGTCAGCAAAAAAGACTAAAATTCTTTTTGTTAATGACGGCTCCAAAGATAAAAGTCAACAATTAATCGAATCAATTTGCAAGCGCAATACTGATTTTTCATATATCTTATTTGAAGAAAACAGGGGGCTGAGTGCAGCTATTAAAGCTGGATTTGACTATACTGATACTGCATTGGTAGGGTATATTGATTCCGATCTACAAACAACTCCCGAGGATTTCGATTTATTACTGGCAGAAATTGGTGAATTCGATCTCGTTACAGGCGTCAGAGCAGACAGAAAAGATTCTTTCGTAAAAAACATGTCTTCAACCATAGCCAACAGTATCCGACGAGCATTCACTTCAGACGGCATGGACGATACAGGTTGTCCGTTAAAAGTGATTAAAACTGATTTTGCTAAACGCATTCCTATGTTTAAAGGACTCCATAGGTTTTTACCGGCAATGATACTTTTGCAAAATGGCAAAGTGAAACAAGTTCCGGTAAGGCACTTTCCGAGAATAGCCGGAACTGCTAAATTCGGCCTATGGAACCGCTTGTTAGGACCATTGATGGATTGTTTTGCCTATTTGTGGATGAAGAAAAAGTATATAAACTATCGCGTTGCTAAACAAGGGTAA
- the meaB gene encoding methylmalonyl Co-A mutase-associated GTPase MeaB — MTKPKKKSALSEKDGVSQPKSTSRDSISKLKNKRKKQPSSEELSDAILKGDKVALSRAITLIESINPEHTHKANKIIEACLPSANNSIRIGITGVPGVGKSTFIESFGSYLTSIGKKVAVLAVDPSSSISKGSILGDKTRMESLVKNDNAFIRPSPSGDSLGGVARKTRETITLCEACGFDTIIIETVGVGQSETAVHSMVDFFLLLKLAGAGDELQGIKRGIMEMADAIIINKADGDNINRAKQAKVDFTRALHLYPPKENDWTPKVITASAYEKTGIAATWELVLQYLDLTIKNRFFEHKRIQQNKQWLVQTINERLKSNFYNHQEIKTSLTQQLELIEQNKISPFAAADYLFKLYNRT; from the coding sequence ATGACAAAACCTAAAAAAAAATCGGCATTATCAGAAAAGGATGGTGTTTCTCAACCAAAAAGCACCAGTAGGGACTCTATATCTAAATTAAAAAACAAAAGAAAAAAACAGCCTTCCTCTGAAGAACTTTCGGATGCCATTTTAAAAGGGGACAAAGTAGCTTTAAGTCGTGCCATCACTTTAATAGAAAGTATAAATCCAGAACATACGCATAAAGCCAATAAAATTATCGAAGCGTGTTTACCTTCTGCCAACAATTCGATCAGAATAGGCATCACCGGGGTTCCGGGAGTTGGTAAAAGTACATTTATCGAGAGTTTTGGTTCTTACCTCACTTCCATTGGTAAAAAAGTAGCCGTTCTGGCCGTTGACCCGAGTAGCTCCATTTCTAAAGGGAGTATTCTCGGGGATAAAACCAGAATGGAAAGTCTGGTAAAAAACGATAACGCCTTTATCCGTCCGTCCCCATCCGGTGATTCACTTGGAGGGGTTGCGCGAAAAACAAGGGAAACCATTACGCTCTGCGAAGCCTGTGGTTTTGATACCATAATTATTGAAACAGTAGGTGTTGGCCAAAGTGAAACAGCTGTTCACAGTATGGTAGATTTCTTTCTTCTTTTAAAACTTGCCGGTGCCGGAGATGAACTACAAGGTATAAAACGTGGTATTATGGAAATGGCTGATGCCATTATCATCAACAAAGCTGATGGCGATAATATAAACAGGGCTAAACAGGCCAAAGTTGACTTTACAAGGGCTTTACATCTCTATCCTCCTAAAGAAAACGATTGGACACCTAAAGTCATTACTGCTTCTGCTTATGAAAAAACAGGAATCGCAGCAACCTGGGAATTGGTCCTCCAATACCTTGATCTGACAATAAAGAACCGCTTTTTTGAACATAAACGCATTCAACAGAACAAACAATGGTTAGTGCAAACCATTAACGAACGCCTTAAATCAAATTTTTACAACCATCAAGAAATTAAAACATCCCTGACGCAACAACTGGAGCTCATTGAACAAAACAAAATCTCACCTTTTGCAGCTGCCGATTATTTATTCAAATTATATAATCGGACTTAA
- a CDS encoding aldose epimerase family protein, which produces MIQQHTISNKHLKLVTINYGATVQKLFFKDRNNQETNVVIGFKNPDDYMNNPAYIGNSIGRYAGRIKEGFYIDESFYPLHNEHGVHLHGGQTGFSSKIWEIEDIHDGEVPYIKYSYLSKDGEEGYPGNLKVTVTYKLEENLFSIVYEAETDRSTHVNLTNHNYYNLDGKGSVIDHSLKVNTAHFLEFNSDKLPSGKVLNVADTPYNFTKESKLSDIKHFNGVDNCFPVETDQCVASLYSESSGIEMKVKTNQPAIVIYTPLNLPKGNYNQEIADFSSICFEAQGYPDAPNQVDFPSTLLKKDEKYMNRSIFEFDIRS; this is translated from the coding sequence TTGATACAACAACATACCATCTCCAATAAGCATCTAAAATTAGTAACTATTAACTACGGTGCTACAGTTCAAAAGCTTTTTTTTAAAGACAGAAACAATCAGGAAACCAATGTAGTCATCGGATTTAAGAACCCTGATGACTATATGAATAATCCTGCTTATATAGGCAATAGCATTGGTAGATATGCCGGCCGTATTAAAGAAGGATTTTATATTGATGAATCTTTTTACCCACTACATAACGAACATGGCGTTCACTTACATGGAGGGCAAACAGGTTTTTCATCTAAAATATGGGAAATCGAAGATATTCATGATGGAGAAGTTCCATACATTAAATATTCCTATTTAAGCAAGGATGGTGAAGAGGGATACCCCGGCAATCTAAAAGTTACTGTTACATATAAACTGGAAGAAAATTTATTCTCTATTGTTTATGAAGCAGAAACAGATCGGTCTACCCATGTTAATCTTACCAATCATAATTACTACAACCTTGATGGCAAAGGCTCGGTAATCGATCACAGTTTAAAGGTTAACACTGCTCATTTTCTTGAATTCAATTCCGATAAACTGCCTTCTGGTAAAGTTTTAAATGTTGCGGATACACCATATAACTTCACAAAAGAATCAAAACTATCTGATATTAAACATTTTAACGGGGTCGATAATTGCTTCCCTGTTGAAACGGATCAATGTGTTGCCTCCTTATATTCGGAATCTTCCGGGATCGAAATGAAAGTAAAAACAAACCAACCGGCTATAGTTATTTATACCCCTTTAAACCTGCCAAAAGGAAATTATAATCAGGAAATCGCCGATTTCTCTTCCATTTGCTTCGAGGCCCAAGGTTATCCGGATGCCCCAAATCAAGTTGATTTTCCTTCTACACTCTTAAAAAAAGATGAAAAATACATGAATCGTAGTATCTTTGAGTTTGATATCAGATCATGA
- a CDS encoding RNA polymerase sigma factor, which produces MFQIDLVEKCKKNDRKAQLHLYRQYCDAMFCVSMRYLKNIDDAQDVTQEAFIRAFQKIDQFKAEVAFGAWLKKIVVNKCIDFLKSRHEHYLSLDENILNVVDDDNWKIEDDVSVDEVKLAIEHLPEKYKYVVMLYLIEGYDHSEISEILGITQTASRTQLLRGKNQLKELLMNKGYGARS; this is translated from the coding sequence ATGTTTCAGATTGACCTCGTTGAGAAGTGTAAAAAAAACGACAGAAAAGCGCAACTGCATTTGTACAGGCAGTATTGCGATGCCATGTTCTGTGTATCGATGCGGTATTTAAAGAATATCGATGATGCCCAGGATGTAACACAAGAAGCTTTTATAAGAGCTTTCCAGAAAATAGATCAATTCAAAGCTGAAGTTGCCTTCGGGGCATGGTTAAAAAAAATCGTAGTAAATAAGTGTATCGATTTTTTAAAAAGCAGACATGAGCATTATTTATCATTAGATGAAAATATTTTAAATGTGGTAGATGATGATAATTGGAAAATTGAAGATGATGTCAGTGTAGACGAGGTAAAGCTGGCAATAGAGCATCTTCCGGAAAAATATAAGTATGTAGTCATGTTGTATTTAATAGAAGGATATGATCATTCTGAAATATCGGAGATACTCGGCATTACTCAAACAGCCTCAAGGACGCAATTATTAAGAGGTAAAAATCAATTAAAAGAACTATTAATGAACAAAGGTTATGGCGCAAGATCTTAG
- the msrA gene encoding peptide-methionine (S)-S-oxide reductase MsrA encodes MKGLKLSSLFFIIFFSLSCNSFTKKERKVTTMVSSEIQEHKGMQKAYFASGCFWCVEAIFESIDGVSEVISGYSGGNTKKPTYYEISKGNTGHAEAVEIYYDPEKVKFEQLVQAFFESHDPTILNGQGPDIGKQYRSIAFYQNDKEKKAIESYIQKLEISGRYLKPIVTEVLRFEKFWPAEAYHQDYETKNPNNPYIKNVSVPRLNKFKKQCPFLLKETNNKH; translated from the coding sequence ATGAAAGGTTTAAAACTAAGTTCCTTATTTTTTATAATCTTTTTTTCTTTGAGTTGTAATTCGTTTACTAAAAAAGAAAGAAAGGTAACAACAATGGTAAGCAGCGAAATCCAAGAGCATAAAGGAATGCAAAAAGCCTATTTTGCAAGCGGATGCTTTTGGTGTGTTGAAGCCATTTTTGAAAGTATAGACGGGGTCTCTGAAGTTATCAGCGGGTATTCGGGAGGTAACACCAAAAAACCTACCTATTACGAAATCAGTAAAGGCAATACAGGACATGCTGAAGCAGTAGAAATATATTACGATCCTGAGAAAGTAAAATTCGAGCAATTAGTACAGGCATTTTTCGAATCACACGATCCTACCATCCTTAATGGTCAGGGCCCGGATATAGGGAAACAATACAGATCTATAGCTTTCTATCAGAACGACAAAGAAAAGAAGGCTATTGAATCATACATTCAAAAATTAGAAATCAGCGGCAGGTATTTAAAGCCGATTGTTACCGAAGTCCTGAGGTTTGAAAAGTTTTGGCCGGCTGAAGCATATCATCAGGATTATGAAACCAAAAATCCGAACAATCCATATATTAAAAACGTTTCTGTTCCCAGGTTGAATAAATTTAAAAAACAATGTCCGTTCCTGTTAAAAGAAACGAATAACAAACATTAA
- a CDS encoding DUF6249 domain-containing protein, producing the protein MEVVIFFGLLFATVFGMYYLFITARNKERMSLIDKGADASIFYSAKKRITPIWKIIVINIGCLSTGIGIGVVLGMLISPLVPYSNEPIIIGGIFIFGGLGLLTGFKIAEKLE; encoded by the coding sequence ATGGAAGTAGTTATTTTTTTCGGTCTTCTTTTCGCAACTGTATTCGGAATGTATTACTTATTCATTACCGCAAGAAATAAGGAGCGTATGTCCTTAATCGACAAAGGTGCCGATGCGTCTATTTTTTACAGTGCTAAAAAGCGTATCACTCCTATCTGGAAAATAATTGTAATCAATATCGGATGTTTATCTACAGGGATTGGCATAGGTGTCGTTCTTGGCATGCTAATCAGCCCCTTGGTACCATACAGTAATGAACCCATAATTATTGGTGGTATTTTTATATTTGGCGGTCTTGGTCTATTAACAGGATTCAAAATTGCAGAAAAACTAGAGTAA
- a CDS encoding RNA polymerase sigma factor, translating to MTNQSDHTYIQQALKGDTNAFSFLVRKYQDMVFSIALKMLQNREEAEDVAQEVFVKCYHSLGKYKGKAKFGSWLYRITYNACLDNIKSYSRNFNTTELIEHVHEGEVGMLENGIDVLEQKERNATIQNAIKQLSSDEQVIILLYYFEELPLKDIAEIVDVSLDNIKIKLFRSRKKLFKLLKNEVESLKRTV from the coding sequence ATGACGAACCAATCTGACCATACTTATATACAACAGGCATTAAAGGGGGATACAAATGCCTTTTCGTTTCTGGTAAGAAAGTACCAGGATATGGTATTTTCGATCGCCTTAAAAATGCTTCAGAACAGAGAGGAAGCTGAAGATGTAGCCCAGGAGGTGTTTGTTAAGTGTTATCATTCCTTAGGGAAGTATAAAGGAAAGGCTAAATTTGGTTCCTGGCTATATAGAATAACATATAATGCCTGCTTGGACAACATTAAGAGCTATAGCCGTAATTTTAATACTACCGAGCTTATTGAGCATGTTCATGAAGGAGAAGTAGGGATGCTGGAAAATGGGATAGATGTATTAGAACAAAAAGAACGGAATGCTACAATACAAAACGCGATTAAGCAATTATCGTCAGATGAGCAGGTTATAATACTTTTATATTACTTTGAAGAATTGCCGCTTAAAGATATCGCTGAAATAGTAGATGTTTCGTTGGATAATATAAAAATAAAGCTGTTCAGAAGCCGAAAAAAGCTTTTTAAGTTGCTTAAAAACGAGGTAGAATCTTTAAAAAGAACCGTATGA
- a CDS encoding sterol desaturase family protein, with product METYAKALLFAIPVFVILVLIEILYGYLIKKHTHKPLDTISSLSSGLTNIVKDSLPLILIFVSYPTLLKHLSLFRIETTWITYAIGFVALDFAGYWNHRLSHRINFFWNQHVIHHSSEEFNLACALRQSISNILGYFPLLLIPAAVMGVPAKVINILAPIHLFLQFWYHTKYIGKLGWLEYIIVTPSQHRVHHAINPEYIDKNLGQIFSIWDRLFGTFQEELNDIPPVYGVLKPAQTWNPILINFQHLWRLIKDAWHAKSWVDKLRIWFMPTGWRPEDVKEKYPYSIIENVYSFHKYETKSNRSFISYAAFQLLVCTALMMFMFYNYTNIGLKGLLLYGGFVFTGIFGYTSLMDHKNYAKYIEYTRGLAGIMFILYTKDWFGIDEHIAGGSLYVTVYFAVTIIGGWYFSSFNRKQHTHATI from the coding sequence ATGGAAACCTACGCCAAAGCATTATTATTCGCCATCCCTGTTTTTGTGATTTTGGTACTGATCGAAATATTGTACGGATATCTCATAAAAAAACATACCCACAAACCTCTCGATACCATATCAAGCCTAAGTTCCGGGCTCACTAACATTGTAAAAGACTCGTTGCCCCTTATTCTCATTTTTGTCTCTTACCCTACTCTTTTAAAACACCTCTCCCTATTTAGAATCGAAACAACCTGGATAACCTACGCCATAGGTTTTGTGGCTTTGGACTTTGCAGGCTACTGGAATCACAGATTAAGTCACCGAATTAACTTCTTTTGGAATCAACATGTAATACACCATAGCAGTGAAGAATTCAACCTGGCCTGTGCATTGAGGCAGTCTATATCAAATATCCTGGGGTACTTCCCCCTATTATTGATTCCTGCTGCAGTAATGGGAGTACCGGCTAAGGTAATAAACATCCTGGCTCCTATTCATTTATTTTTACAATTCTGGTATCATACCAAATATATTGGTAAATTAGGTTGGTTGGAATACATCATTGTTACGCCATCTCAACACCGGGTTCATCATGCTATCAACCCGGAATATATTGATAAAAACCTCGGGCAGATATTTAGTATATGGGATAGATTGTTTGGTACTTTTCAGGAAGAACTAAACGATATACCTCCTGTTTACGGCGTGCTTAAACCGGCTCAAACCTGGAATCCTATCCTTATTAATTTTCAGCATTTATGGCGACTGATAAAAGATGCCTGGCACGCGAAAAGCTGGGTCGATAAGCTTAGAATATGGTTTATGCCCACAGGATGGAGACCCGAAGATGTAAAAGAAAAGTATCCATACAGCATCATAGAAAATGTATACAGCTTTCATAAATATGAAACTAAATCTAACCGCAGCTTCATTAGCTATGCTGCTTTCCAGCTATTGGTCTGCACAGCATTGATGATGTTTATGTTTTACAACTATACGAACATAGGGTTAAAAGGTTTGCTGTTATACGGGGGCTTTGTTTTTACCGGTATTTTCGGATATACATCACTAATGGATCATAAAAATTATGCCAAGTATATTGAATATACAAGAGGTTTGGCCGGTATTATGTTCATCCTTTACACAAAAGATTGGTTCGGTATTGATGAACATATTGCAGGTGGGAGCTTATACGTGACTGTATATTTTGCTGTGACCATTATAGGCGGATGGTATTTTTCGTCTTTTAACAGAAAACAACACACCCATGCAACTATTTAA